The genomic window CGCTAGGAACGCGCCCATCTTGCTCACGCGCACGCCCTACGACGCCAACCGGCTCACGGGGCACGCCGAGAGCGCGCACCTGGGCCCGGTCCTGAACGGGTACGACAACGCCACCGACGTGATCGTCGAGGGGGGCTACATCCGGGTCGTGGAGGACGTCCGCGGCAAGTACGGCTCCGAGGGGGACTACGTCGTCAACCGCCCGCTGCGGGGGCCGCGCAACCCGACCCCGGTGGACCACGCGACCGACACGTACGACACGATCGACTGGCTCGTGAAGAACATCCCGGAGACCAACGGCAAGGTCGGGATCCTCGGCATCTCGTACGACGGGTTCCTCCCGCTGATGGCCCTCGTGGACCCCCACCCGGCGCTCAAGGTCTCGGTGCCGATGAACCCGATGGTGGACGGCTGGATGGGCGACGACTGGTTCCACCATGGCGCCTTCCGCCAGCTCAACGTCGGCTGGATCTACGACCAGGTCGCGACCCACAAGGGGACGGAGAAGTGGTGGATCAGCCATCACGACAACTATGACATGTACATGCAGGCCGGCTCGGCCGGGGGCCTCGCCCGGCTGAGGGGCCTCGACCGGATCGGCTTCTGGCGCAAGCTGGAGGAGCACCCCAGCTACGACGCCTTCTGGCAACAGCAGGCCGTGGACAAGCTGCTCGCGGAGCGGCCCCTCAAGGTGCCCGTGATGCTCGTCCACAGCCTCTGGGACCAGGAGGACATCTACGGCGCGCCGGCCGTCTACAAGGCCATCGAGCCGAAGGACACCGGCAACGACAAGGTCTTCCTCGCGATCGGCCCGTGGTACCACGGCCAGGTGATCCTGGACGGCAGCGCCCTGGGCGCCGTCAAGTTCCACGCCGACACGGCCTGGCAGTTCCGCCGCGAGGTCCTGGCCCCGTTCCTGGCCCAGTACCTGAAGGACGGGGCCCCGAAGGCGGACGTCGCCCCGGTGACGGCCTTCGAGACCGGGACGAACACATGGAGGCGATTCCAGGCCTGGCCTCCAAGGCCCGGCGAGGCGAGCAAGCCCCTTTACCTGCGAGCCGGCCTCAAGCTGAGCTTCGACGCCCCGGCCTCCGGCGACGCGGAGTCCGACGAGTACGCCTCCGACCCGTCCAAGCCGGTCCCGTTCCGCCGCCGGCCGATCCAGCCGATGGGCTACGGCAGCGGCAACACCTGGGCGGAGTGGCTCGTGGACGACCAGCGCGAGGCCTCCGGCCGCCCGGATGTGCTGGCCTACGTCTCCGACGTGCTCACGAGCCCGGTGAAGGTCGCCGGCGAGCCGATCGCCAACCTCGTCGCCTCCACGACCGGCACCGACTCCGACTGGGTCGTCAAGCTGATCGACGTCTACCCCGACGAGGTCGCCGGCGACGAGGACATGGGCGGCTACCAGCTCGCCGTCGC from Aquisphaera giovannonii includes these protein-coding regions:
- a CDS encoding CocE/NonD family hydrolase, whose amino-acid sequence is MRQRIVGARLGTIAFGAALLCGAAIAQEASKPPATYKELPSEVPADFKPTHHGFDHDRRDVMIPMRDGVQLHAVILVPKGARNAPILLTRTPYDANRLTGHAESAHLGPVLNGYDNATDVIVEGGYIRVVEDVRGKYGSEGDYVVNRPLRGPRNPTPVDHATDTYDTIDWLVKNIPETNGKVGILGISYDGFLPLMALVDPHPALKVSVPMNPMVDGWMGDDWFHHGAFRQLNVGWIYDQVATHKGTEKWWISHHDNYDMYMQAGSAGGLARLRGLDRIGFWRKLEEHPSYDAFWQQQAVDKLLAERPLKVPVMLVHSLWDQEDIYGAPAVYKAIEPKDTGNDKVFLAIGPWYHGQVILDGSALGAVKFHADTAWQFRREVLAPFLAQYLKDGAPKADVAPVTAFETGTNTWRRFQAWPPRPGEASKPLYLRAGLKLSFDAPASGDAESDEYASDPSKPVPFRRRPIQPMGYGSGNTWAEWLVDDQREASGRPDVLAYVSDVLTSPVKVAGEPIANLVASTTGTDSDWVVKLIDVYPDEVAGDEDMGGYQLAVAMDIFRGRYRESLETARPIPSGRPLPYRFALPNVNHVFLPGHRIMVQVQSSWFPLYDRNPQAFVPNIFQARPGDYVKATQRVYHAPGHASLVELPIVP